Sequence from the Candidatus Caldatribacterium sp. genome:
GAGGGAGAGAACTTCCCTGAAGGAGAGGGCGTACATCTCCTTCACGAGGAGGAGGGAGAGAATCTCTTGGTCGGAGAATTTCCGAGGTCTTCCCCTTCGAGTTGAAGGTTTCGGAAGGTGTGGTACAATCTTCTCGTAGAAGAACCCGACAAGCCTTACGATTTCCTCAACACTCATCTTCCTCATGGCAGGGGAGGTTTTACCATCTCCCCTGCTTTCATTTCAAGACCCTGTTACCCTATTTTTGGAACATCCCCCCGGGGGTTAATTCTTACTCCTTCTCGAACTGGTCTTTGCTTGCCCCACAGATTGGGCAGACCCAGTCTGGAGGAAGGGCCTCAAAGGGTGTTCCCGGTTCAATGCCGGAATCCGGATCCCCCTTGGCCGGGTCGTACACGTACCCGCAGATGCGACAGATGTACCTGTCCATTCTCATCCCCCCTTAAGCGGAGAGTTTTCTTTCTCTAACCAGAAAGGCGTGGGGAAATTCCTCAGCCAAAGATTGTGTCAAGCCCCATCATAAGGGCAAAGCCTACCATGAGTGCGTAGGTGGAGTAGCGAGCCGACGGTCCGTGGTGTGTTTCAGGGATGATTTCGTCCCCAATGACAAAAAGCATTGCCCCTCCTGCAAGAGCAAGGCCAAAGGGAAGGAAGTTGTACATAAAGGATACAAGACCTATGCCGAGGACTCCTCCCAGAGGTTCCACAAAACCGGTGAGGAGGGCGTAGAGGAAAGCCCTTTTTCGGCTGTACCCCACTCCAAGGAGGGAAACGGCCACGGCGAGTCCTTCGGGGATGTTCTGGAGCCCTATGGCTAAGGCTACGGTGATGCCGTCGGCGATGTTCTGACTTCCGAAGCTCACGCCTACGGCGAGTCCTTCAGGAAAATTGTGGAGCGTTATGGCGAGAACAAAGAGCCAGATTTTTCGCAGTTTCGATGCCGGGCCTTCTCTACCCTTTTCGAAATGCTCATGGGGGATGGCCCGGTCAAGGAGGTCCAGAAGGAGCGCTCCTGCAAGGATACCAAGGATGGCTATTCCCGGTCCACCCTTTTCGATGGCGGGAACAAGGAGACTGAAGGCTGTAGCGGCGAGCATAACCCCTGCGGCAAAACCGAGGAGTTTATCTTTCAGGCGGTGGGAAAGGGAATGGAGAGAGGGGAAGAGAACAGGAATTGCTCCCATCCCTGTTGCCAGACCTGCCAGTGTGCTCCCGACAATGCCCCAGAGTATGTGGTTCACAGGAATATTCTCTACAGGAATTACCTCTCAGGCAAGAGGTTACCGAGCTAAGGTTCGGAAAAAGGCAATGCTTCCCGCTCCTAAGGCCCCGTAGTAGGTGTACAGGCGCCAGAAGAACACAAGGAGGCTCACCCTGCCCCCTTCAAGGAGAGGCCCAAAGAGAGAGGCAAAGGAGAGCTCGGCCACTCCACTTGCGCCGGGAACAGGGGTGAAGCGGAGGGCAAAAAAGAGGGGGACCTGGAGTCGCACAACGGAAAACCAGGAGAGATCTGACACCGAGAGTGCCTGGAGGATGAAGTACGTCGTCCCGAAGAGGCAGAGGAAGTGGAGAGAGTACATGAGGATGTTCCACCCGAGATAGTGGGGATTGCGGAGGAAAAGGACGAATTTCTCCCGGAGTTCCCCAAGGAAATTGCCCACAAAGGAGGGGGCAATTTCGGCAAGGTAGCCAAGGCGAGGGATACGCTGGCTGAGGGCAAGGCACACCCGCTCGGTGAGAACCACAAGAGGGCCGGGAAAGCGGAGAAAAAGGGCGAGCACCCCAATGAGCACCGAGTACACGAAAAGGAGGTACGATGTGAGGCGGAAAATTCGAGAGGGCACATCCTCGGGGAAGAAAAGAGAGAAAAGGAGAAAAAGAAAAACAAGGCTCAAGGAGTAGAGGGCTCCTCCGACAAGGGTGAGACTTGTGGCTTCCCCCAGTGTCAGGCCCGATTTTACAAGGACATATATCTCGGCAACGTTTCCTCCGGTATTGGCCGGAGTAATGCCGCTTAAAAAGTACCCAGAGAGAACCACGGTGAGACCGTCTCGGAGGCGGAGGCGTTTTTTCCAGAGGCGTACTGTTACCGAGACTCGCAGAGCATCGCAGGTCCAGGCGAGGACAAGGAGGGAAACACCAAAAAGGAGGTAGTGGGGTGCGGGAATAGAAAAGATTACTCCTCCTTCCCGCCGAAAAAGGGAAAGGATGATAAGGATGAGGGCAACAGTACTCCCGCCCACTCCAAGGAGAAACTGCCTGAGAATTCTTCGAGGATTAAGGGCGTGCTTGGTTCGTTCCACGTTCCCATTATCGCAGAGATTACTCCGGGGAACAAGGGTTAGAGGATGCGGATTTTCTTGAGAGCTTCTGCGTGGGCGGTTAAGAGACCCAAAAGGCACAGGACGGTGCTCTCTGCACCTCGATTCTCGTTGAGCCCTGAAGGGGTAAGTCCATCAGCGCAGGATCCAGTCTCAGGATCGTACAGGCTCAGGCGGTGGACATTTCTTCCTAAGAACCACTCGAGGGAGATTCGAGCCCTCTTGCGGTTTTCCTCAGGGTTGTACACCTTCGAAGCCCTGAGGGAGGCAACAAGCATCCAAAAAGCTTCGATGGGTTGCTGATCGAAGATTGCTCGATTCCCCCCTTTCCTGTACCATCCCCTGTTCCCTACAGGGACAAAAATATCCCCCCGGAAAACCTGTTGAGAGAGGAATTCGAAGCTTTCTTGAGCGACGGCCAGAAACCTTTTCTCTCCGGTGACTTCAGAGGCAGCAAAGAGAGCAGCAGGGAGCAGAGCATTTCCCCAGGTAAGGACTTCGTCGAACCACTTCCAGGAGGAATCGGAGTGCTCCAAGTACCTTTTCAAGAGTTTCTCGCCCAAGGCTCTGGTGTATTCCCCGATAGAAAGACAAGAAGGTACTGTGGCGCGGGCAAGGGCAGCAAAGCCCTCAAGGAAGAAGGCTATTGAGTGGGGATGCGCAAAGGAGGCAACGTGAGGGAGGAGCCGTTCGAGCATCCTCCACGCAGGTTCTTTGAATTCCCGAGGAAGAGGTGAGGCAAAAAGGCGCGAAAGTGCCCAGAACGCTCTTCCCTGGCACTCCTCGGATCCAACTTCGTCATCAGGTTTTCGGTCAATACCGAAGAAATTATGGAAAAGTCCATCGTCCCTTTGCGCCCACTGGAGAAAGGAAAGGTACCTCCTGAGAAGACGAAGGGCTCGTACTTTCCCGGAAAGCTCAAAGTAGTGGGTAACCACAAGGAGAGCTCTCGAGACATCGTCGGTGGTATATCCATGGCGAAGATCAGGAACGCCAAAGGTTGCGTGCTGGTAAAGGCCGAAGTGGTCGGTAAGGGCCTCGAGGTAGTCAAGACGAAGGGGCAGGGTCCTCCGGTGGGTCTGTAAAGCAGAGAACATTGCTCTCACTCCCTTTACCTGAGGCTCAAAGCAGAATAACCTTGGGCGAGCTGGGCAAAGAGAGACGCGTACTCCTTTCCGACCCTCGCCCAGGAGTAGAAATCACCAAGGTTTTCAACTTCTCTCTGCAGGGTTTCCATTCTCCTTGGGTTGCCAAGGAGATCAAGGAGTGCTTCTTCGATGGCCTTTGCATTTCGGAAGGGAACGAGAATGCCCCTGCCGTTTTGGAGGGCTTCTTGGGCGGAGAGGTAAGGAGTGGAAATGACGACTTTCCCAAAGTGGAGGGCATACGTGAGGGTGCCGCTTGTGATCTGCTCTGGATTGAGGTACGGCGTGATGTAAATGTCTGTCGCGGCGAGGTAGTCTGCGAGTTCCTCTAAGGAGAGGTATCGATTCACAAAGCGTACATGGTCCTCGAGGCCTAATTCGTGGACTCGTTCTTCAAGGAACGTACGGTACGCTTCGCCTCGTCTTTCGCGCTCCTTTGGGTGAGTTTCTCCAAGAATGAGGTAGATTGTCTTCGGGAAGCGACGGACGACTCGGGGAAGAGCTTCAATGGCGTACTCTATGCCTTTTCCCGGGCCTAAGAGGCCAAAGGTGGCAAGGACAATGTGTTCTGAAAGTCCAAGTTCTTTCCTAATCCTCTCCCGATCTTTGGGGATTTCAGAGGGAGCACCGTGGGGAATGTAGGTGATTTTGTACGCCGGAATACCGTATACCTGCTCGAGGATGGGGATGGCAAGGCTATTCATGCAGACGAAGGACGCTACGTACTGAGACATTTCCTGTATAATGGCTTGCTTTTTGGGGTCTGGTTTTGGAAGGATGGTGTGAAGAGTCACGACGGCCTTCTTTTTGAGGGTTTTCAGAAAGGTAAGCACGAACTCCCCTTCTTCCCCGCCAAAGATTCCGAATTCGTGCTGCACACTCACGATGTCAGCAATATCGTTGGCAATTTTTGCCGCTTTGACGTAATCGAGTTCCTGGTTCTTCCGTACCACGAAAACGACTTCTGAGGGCCACTTTGAAGTCTCTTCCCCTCCTTGCTCAATGGCAATGACTGATGGGGGGACGAGGCTCTGGGAAGCTACAGAGAGGGCAAGATCCCGGGTAAAAGTCGCAAGACCACATTCTGTGGGGGGATAGGTTGAGAAGTAGACTACTTTCTCCCGGAGAAGGGTCATAAGATTCCACCTCCTTTACAGATTTTTGGCACGTCCGTAATCGTCCTCAAAGCGGATGATGTCTTCTTCGTCGAAGTATCCAAAGGAGATTTCGAGAACCCGAACTTTAGTGTTGTGGGCTCGGAGACGATGCTTGGCTCCTCGAGGAATGAAGAAGGGTTCGAGTTCCTCAAGTTCCCGCACTTTTCCATCAAGCTCTACTGTGGCCTTTCCCGCAAGGAGGACCCAGAGCTCGTCCCGGTGGGTATGGGACTGGAGGCTCAGAGAAGCCCCTGGGTTGACTTCGAGGATTTTAACCGTTGTGGGTTCATTCAGAGTGTAACGGATGAAACGGCCCCAGGGCTTTTGAGTTTCCTCGATGCACGGTTCTCTTGTGTGCCGCCCTTTGTATTGCGTGCTCCGCGAAAGAGTGGTTTCAAGCATTAGGCTCACCTCCTCTGGAGGGATAGTAAGTGAAAGCGGAACGAGCGCTCCAATTATAGTCAAAATATCAGTATTTGTCAAATGGAAGGTAATTTCCCCCTCTCGAAGGATTGACACCCCAAAGAAAGTGCGGTACTAATTAGGGCAAAAGCGGAAACTGGGGGAAAGGCAATGTGTGCGTTCTATGTCACCACACCTATATACTACGTGAATGACGTTCCCCACATTGGGCATGCGTACACAACCTGTGCGGCCGATGTTCTTGCTCGCTTCCACCGGATGATGGGTGAAAAGGTCCTCTTTTCTACCGGCACAGACGAGCACGGGCAGAAAATCGCAAAAGCAGCTCAAGAAGCCGGGCTTACGCCTCAAGAGCTTGTGGACCAGGTCGTGGTTCGCTTCAAAGACCTCTGGGAGAGGATGAACATCTCCTACGACGTCTTTATCCGAACAACAGACCCAGAGCACGAGAGGACCGTCCAGGCCTTCTTTGCGCTCCTTAAGGAGAAGGGGTACATCTACAAGGGTGAGTACGAGGGATGGTACTGTATCCCTTGCGAGACCTTCTGGCCGGAGTCGCAACTTGAAGGGCGCTTTGTGTGCCCGGACTGTGGAAGGCCCCTTGAGCGCCTTCGGGAGGAGAGCTACTTCTTTGCGCTCTCGAAGTTCACCGAGCCTCTCCTTTTGTACCTTGAGAAGAACCCCGACTTTGTCATGCCTGAAAGCCGCTTCAACGAAATTTACAGCTTCGTGAGAGGTGGTCTCAGGGACCAGAGCATTTCCCGGGCAGGGGTTCGCTGGGGGATTCCCGTTCCCGGGGACCCGAACCACACAATCTACGTCTGGTTTGATGCCCTCATCAACTACCTCACTGTTGCCGGATTTGGAAAGGATAAAGAGCGTTTTGAAGTCTTTTGGCCCGTGGCGCACCACCTTGTGGGAAAGGATATCCTCCGCTTCCATGCGGTTCTCTGGCCAAGTATGCTCCTTGCGGCGGGCTTGCCCCTTCCCCGGCGGGTTTTTGCCCACGGGTGGTGGACAGTGAACGGAGAGAAAATGTCAAAGTCAAAGGGGAATGTCGTCGACCCCCTTGAGGTCATCAAGCGATTCGGGGTGGACCGCTTCCGGTACTTTTTACTCCGGGAAGTGAGTTTTGGCCTTGATGGCGATTTCTCCGAGAAGGCTTTCATCGAGCGGTGCAACGCCGACCTTTCGGATAACTTCGGAAACCTGGTGCACCGAACGCTGAGCATGGTGTGGCGGTACCGAAATGGAAGAGTTTCTCGCCCCTCGGGGTATGAGGACCGGGAGTGGGAGGAGCTTCTCTCTGAGGTTCGGGAGCGTTTCTTGGTTTCCATGGAACGATTTGCCTTTTCCCAGGCTTTGGGAGAAGTCTGGCGTCTCGTCCATTTTGGAAACCGCTACCTCGATCAGAAGGCCCCCTGGCGCATGGCCAAAGACCCAAGCCTCCAGGAAGAGCTCGATCGGGTCCTCTACCGGCTTTTGGACTGTGGGAGAATCCTTGCGGTGTTCATCTTGCCCTTCATGCCCGAGACGGCGCGAAGGCTCCTTGGATTCCTGGGAATGGAAGGAATACTCGGCGAAAAAAACCTTGTGCCCTTCCTTGACTGGGGAAAGGGACCGGAGGCTTTCGTAGTACAGCAACCCGAGCCCCTCTTCCCCCGTCTTGAGGGATAGAGGAGGTGTGTTCAGTGGCCTTGCAGGAAATTCATCTTGAGGATTTTCAGAAAATCGACCTTCGGGTTGGAGAAATTGTGAGTGCAGAACGGGTCGAGGGAACTCGGGCCCTTATGGTTCTTCGGGTTAACCTCGGGGATGAAGAACGGACCCTGGTTGCCGGCCTTGCTCCGTACTACGCTCCGGAAGAGATGGTGGGGAAACGGGTCATTGTGGTTGCCAATCTTGAACCCGCGGTTATCCGGGGGATCAAATCCCAGGGCATGCTCCTTGCCGCCGATGACGGTCAGGGCAACGTGAGCCTTGTGACTGTCGACCGGGATATTGCCCCAGGAAGCAGGGTTCGATGACCTTCTGGGTCGACATCCATGCCCATCTCGACGACGAGGCTTTCGCCTCGGACCTCCCTCAGGTTATTGCCCGTGCCCGGGAGGCAGGGATTCAACGCATCGTTACCGCGGCGACTTCCTTAGAGTCCTCTCAGAAGGTTTTAGAACTCGTGGACCTGTATCCTGAGGTGTACGGATGCGTGGGTGTGCACCCTCAGGAGGTCCGGGGCGAGGAGGTGGACCTCTCTTTCCTTGAAGATTTCCTGAAGAGAGCGAAGATTCTTGCCGTTGGGGAGATTGGTCTTGACTACTTCTGGGACACGACGTATGCGGAAAAGCAGAAGGAGGTCTTCACCGCTCAGGTAGAGATTGCCGAGCACTACCATCTCCCTGTTGTCGTCCACTCCCGCAAGGCTGAGCACGAGGTCTTCAAGATACTTGCCGAGAGGGCAAAGAACATCCCCGTGGTGTGGCACTGCTTTTCTGGAGATGTAACTTTTCTTCGAGAGGTCCTCTCTCGAGGATGGTACATCTCCTTTGGAGGCGTGGTAACCTATCCTAAGGCGACAAGACTAAAGGAAGTGGCTCGAGCCGTCCCTCTTGAGCGTCTTTTCCTCGAGACCGATGCCCCATACCTTCCTCCCCAGGGAAGACGAGGCAAGAGGAACGAGCCGGCGTTCCTTGTAGAGGTTGCAACGTTCCTTTCCCAACTTCGGGGTGAGACTCTCGAGGAAATCCGGGAGAAGCTCTTTGCAAACTTTTCAGAAGTCTTCTTGAAGAAGTAGCCCTCGATACCCCCTCTTTGGCAAGCATATTTATCCCTTCTTCCTGGGAGGTGGAACGGTGATTCGAGGAATCTACACCGCTTTGTCGGCACTCAACGTCTATGAGATCAAGCAGAGTATCATTGCGAACAACATCGCCAACATCGATACTCCAGGGTTCAAAAAGGATGCCTTTTCCGTAGAATCCCAGGATGAGGCAGAACTCTTCCGCTTTGCCTCTCGGGAAAACCCGGCTTTCGTCGGTACCCTTCCTCTTTCGGTGCAGCCTCAGGTCGATTTTTCCACTGACTTCTCCCAGGGGAGACTCGAGGCAACGGGGAATCCCTTTGATCTTGCCATCGAGGGTGAGGGGTTCTTTGTGGTGCAGACTGAGGAAGGCGTGGCGTACACGAGAGCTGGGAACTTCACGCGAGGTGCCGATGGGAGGTTGGTAACCCTTCAGGGGTATCCTGTCCAGGGAGAGGCAGGAGACATTGTGCTTCCTGAGAGAGGGGAAGTCGTTGTCGATGAAGAGGGAAATGTGCGCGTTGGAGGAGAGCTCGTTGGGAGGCTCCGAGTTGTCCGCTTCCCCGATGCCCAACTCCTTGAGAAGCAGGGTGAAAACCTCTTCCAGGCTCCGGAAGGGGTGCTTCCTGAGGAAGCCACAGGGTATACCATCCACCAGGGATTCTTAGAGAAATCCAACCTCGATATCGTGGAGGCCATGGTGCGGATGATTGAAGCCCTTCGGGGGTACGAACTTGCCCAGCGGGCGGTGGTTACCCAGGATGAGGCTTTGGGAAAAGCGGTGAATGAAATTCCACGTCTTGGCTAAAGGAGAGGAGGAGAGAAGGTGATTCGGGCGCTATGGACGGCGGCAACAGGCATGCAGGCCAAGCAACTCGACCTTGATGTTATTGCCAACAACCTCGCAAATGTCAACACCACGGGATTCAAAAAGAGCCGGGTTGACTTTCAAGACCTCATGTACCAGATTATCCGCTTCAAGGGGACTCCTACGTCTCCAGAAACTCAGGTTCCTTCTGGAATCGAGGTGGGTCTTGGAGTTCGTCCGGCAGCAATCCAAAAAATCTTTTCCCAGGGGGATATTTACGAAACGGGGAATCCCCTGGACCTTGTCATCGAAGGGGATGGATTTTTCCAGGTCCTTCTCCCTGATGGAACCGTTGCCTACACCCGAGATGGGTCCTTTAAGCTCGATGCCCAGGGAAGAATCGTCACCAGCGACGGTTTTCCTCTTGAACCTCCTATCACCATTCCCCAGGGTGCTGAATCCATCACCATTGCCCAGGATGGGACGGTTTCTGTGAAAATGCCCGGCGAGGTGGAGCCGCAAGAAGTGGGAGTCATAGAGCTTGCCCGCTTCATCAACCCGGCCGGTCTTTTGAGCATTGGCCGGAATCTCTACGTTGCCACCGCTGCTTCAGGGGAACCTCAAATGGGGACTCCAGGATTTGAGGGTTTTGGGACACTTGCCCAGGGGTTCCTGGAGACCTCAAATGTCCAGATTGTGGAGGAGATGATCCGCATGATTTCCGCGCAGCGGGCGTACGAAATCAACGCTAAGGCGGTAACGACAGCTGATGAGATGATGAGCATTACGAACAACATGAAGAGGTGATGGGGTTGTCCCGGTGGTTTGGGCTTTTGGGGCTTGGGGTACTCCTTCTTGGGAGTTTTGCCTTCGCCCTTACCCTTGAGGTAAACCTCAAGGAGTCGGTGACTCTCTCCGGGGAAACCGTGACTCTTGGAGACGTTGCCGAAATTTCCTATCCCAATCCCCGATGGGAGGATGTCCTGCGTAAACTCAGCCTTGGGGTCCTTCCTCCACCGGGAGGGGAGCGAATCATCTCACCCCGAGAAATTTACAACCGTGTTGTGGAACGAAGGATTCCCGGCCTTGACTACATTTACTTTTCCGGAGCCCCTTCGGTGCGGGTGCAGGTGGAAGGGGTACTCCTTGCAAGGGAAGTGGTCGAGGAGAAAATTCGTTCTGCTCTTCGGGAACGCTTCCCCTGGGCGGAGGAAATCGACGTTACCCTTTCTGGAAAAGATAGAATTGTCTTCCCCTCGCCGGAGTTCGGGATCGTTCTCCCTGCTATCCTCAAACCCTGGGGGACGCAGAGTGCAACTCTTGTGGACGAGAGCGGAACACGAGATGTAGAGGTTCGTTTCACCCCTTTGGTGCGCCGGTCGGTGGTGCGGGCAGCGCGGAATCTCGCAAGAGGAGAGACCCTTGGGGAGGAGGACGTAACGGTCCAGCTTGAAGTGCTCTCACCGGAGAACGAAAAGGCCCTGAAGGATGTTGCTGATGTTCTCGGAAAACCTCTCCGCCGAGCTGTGCGCGCAGGGGAGATTGTAACCCCTGATGCTTTGGGTAAGGAGGTTCTCGTGAAACGAGGAGATCTCGTAACCCTTGTTGCCGAGTACGGGGGTATTGTGGTAACGACAACCGGGAAGGCGCGAGGCGAGGGGTCCTTGGGGGATACCATTATCGTCGAGAACCTCTCTTCGCGAAAGCGGGTGGAGGGTGTCATTGTGGATGAGCGAACGGTGCAGGTGGTGGTCCGATGAGGTGGCTTAGGGTATGTATTGTGGCGAGTCTTCTTTTCCTGGGAGGAGCTGCCTTTGGTGAGTCCCTCTGGCGAGATGATGCGTGGTTTTCAGAGCCATACATAGCCCGTCGGGCAAGAAATGTAGGAGATATGGTGGTTGTGGTCCTTGAGGAAAATGCTAAGGGGACAGCTTCTGCTTCATCGCAAGGAAGCAACACCACTCAGGTGAACCTCAAGGCGGGACAGGGCATCTTCGATTTCATCCCTCCGGCCCAGCTTGACCACGGGAGCTCCCAGAGTAGCGAAAGATCCTATAACCGAGGTGTGACTCTGCGGGGAACCATTCCCTGTCAAGTTGTTGAAGTTCTCGAGAATGGGTACCTCAGGATTGCAGGCAAAAAGGAGATTTTCCTCAACAAGGAGCGGGAGACGATGAGCATTGAAGGTATCATCGACCCCCGTTTCCTTTCTCCTCAGAATACCATCTCTTCAACCCGGGTGATGGATGCGGTGATTCGCCTTGAAGGGACTCTGAAGCCCAAAAGACAGAGCGGGCTTTTGGGGATGCTCCAGGGATTTTTCGGTTCCATTCTGGATATCCTCTTTTGAGGGGGAAGGCTCATGCGGTGGATTTGCCTTTGGCTTTGTGGCGCTGTGCTCTTTTTCTTCTCCTTCCCTCTCTGGGCAGAGGTTACCCGTATCAAGGACATCACCGAGGTTGAGGGTGTTCGGGGGAATCAGCTCGTAGGATACGGGCTTGTGGTGGGGCTTTCGGGAACTGGGGACAGCCAGAATAGCCTCTTCACCAATCAGGCTCTGAGTAACGTCCTTGAGAAGTTCGGTATCCCCGTGGATTCCCAGCTTGTGCGCTCACGGAATGTGGCTTCAGTCCTTGTGACTGCAGAACTCCCACCCTTTGCCCAGAACGGGGAGCGAATTGACTGCATCGTTTCCTCTCTGGGAGACGCGAAGAGCCTCCAGGGAGGAGTGTTGCTCCTCACGCCCCTCAAAGGCGTGGATGGAAAGGTCTATGCTGTAGCTCAGGGGCCGGTATCCATTGGAGGTTTTGCTGCGGGAGCCGGGGGAGGAGCTCAGGTCCAGCGGAATCACCCCACTGTCGGTCGAATTCCAAATGGAGCCATTGTGGAGCGGACGGTGGAAACGACCTTTTTCGATGCCGCTCGAGGTACTTTTACCCTTCTCCTCAAGAATCCCGATTTCGTCACCGCATCCCGTATTGCTCAAGCCATCAACATTGAGTTCGGTGGCGATACGGCAAGGGTTCTTGACGCTAACCGCGTAGAGGTCCGCATCCCCGAGGGGTACAAGAACCGGGTGCCCCAGCTTGTTGCTCTGGTGGGAGAAATTCCCGTGGAGCCGGATATGCCGGCGCGAGTCGTGGTGAATGAGCGAACCGGAACCATTGTCATTGGAGGAAATGTTCGAATCCTTCCGGTAGCCTTAGCGCATGGGAATCTCACCGTGACTATCAGGACTCAGTACGAGGTTTCCCAGCCTCCACCCTTCTCCCCAGGAGAGACGGTGGTGGTTCCTCAGGAGGAAGTCGAAGTGAGAGAGCAGGAGGCTCGCCTTTTCCGGGTGGAATCGGGGAATACCATTGATGACCTCGTGCGGGTCCTCAATGCCTTAGGGGTAAGTCCAAGGGACCTCATCGCCATTCTCCAGGCCCTTAAGGAAGCGGGAGCCCTCCAGGGGGAGCTTGTGATTCAGTGATGCGTATCGAAAATCAGGGTGCGGCACATTTGACAGGAAAAGAGAAATCGCAGAAAATGTTGCAAAAGGCCTGCAGTGACTTTGAGGCCTTTTTCCTGGGATTTGTGCTGAAGAGGGCTTTTGTGCCCCTCTTCCCTTCGTTTGTGAGCCAAGAGGAGATGTGGTTTCGAGAACTCCTGGTCGAGGAAGTGGCGAAAAAGGCTGCGCATCAGGGGGGAATTGGACTGGGCCGGCTCCTTTTTGAGCGCCTCATGAGGGGGGAGAAGCTTCGTGACTCTGGCAAGGTGTAAGCGGTGTGGGGTGATTTTCCAAAAGGTCATCGACCGGGATATTTGTCCTGCTTGCCTTGAGAAGGAAGAGGAAGAATTTCAAAAGGTCAAAGAGTTCTTCCGTCAGCACCCTAAGGCACGTCTTGAAGAGGTGAGCGAGGCTACCGGTGTGGACAAAAAGACCATTCTTGAGTTCCTTAAGGAGGGGCGTCTCCAGGTAGCAGAGGGATTGGAACCCATAGCTGAGCTCTTCTGTGAGCGGTGTGGGAAGCCCATTAGCTCAGGAAGGCTGTGCGATGAATGCCGCAAAAAGGTCGCCCAGCTCGTTCAGGGCGTGGAGGAGAAGAAAACCCGAGGCCCCGATTTCTACTTCAAAGATATTTTGAAAAAGAGGGGGGAAAAGGACTAAAGAAAATGGAGGGAGAGCCGATATAAAGGGTAGAGAAGCAGGGAAAGAAGGGATAGGATGTGAAGATCTCGGGGAATCAGGTTGAAAGTCTCTTCCGGGTGTACGTTGAGCGGATGAAGGAGGAAAAAC
This genomic interval carries:
- a CDS encoding rubredoxin; the encoded protein is MDRYICRICGYVYDPAKGDPDSGIEPGTPFEALPPDWVCPICGASKDQFEKE
- a CDS encoding TatD family hydrolase, which gives rise to MTFWVDIHAHLDDEAFASDLPQVIARAREAGIQRIVTAATSLESSQKVLELVDLYPEVYGCVGVHPQEVRGEEVDLSFLEDFLKRAKILAVGEIGLDYFWDTTYAEKQKEVFTAQVEIAEHYHLPVVVHSRKAEHEVFKILAERAKNIPVVWHCFSGDVTFLREVLSRGWYISFGGVVTYPKATRLKEVARAVPLERLFLETDAPYLPPQGRRGKRNEPAFLVEVATFLSQLRGETLEEIREKLFANFSEVFLKK
- a CDS encoding glycosyltransferase, translated to MFSALQTHRRTLPLRLDYLEALTDHFGLYQHATFGVPDLRHGYTTDDVSRALLVVTHYFELSGKVRALRLLRRYLSFLQWAQRDDGLFHNFFGIDRKPDDEVGSEECQGRAFWALSRLFASPLPREFKEPAWRMLERLLPHVASFAHPHSIAFFLEGFAALARATVPSCLSIGEYTRALGEKLLKRYLEHSDSSWKWFDEVLTWGNALLPAALFAASEVTGEKRFLAVAQESFEFLSQQVFRGDIFVPVGNRGWYRKGGNRAIFDQQPIEAFWMLVASLRASKVYNPEENRKRARISLEWFLGRNVHRLSLYDPETGSCADGLTPSGLNENRGAESTVLCLLGLLTAHAEALKKIRIL
- a CDS encoding glycosyltransferase, which gives rise to MTLLREKVVYFSTYPPTECGLATFTRDLALSVASQSLVPPSVIAIEQGGEETSKWPSEVVFVVRKNQELDYVKAAKIANDIADIVSVQHEFGIFGGEEGEFVLTFLKTLKKKAVVTLHTILPKPDPKKQAIIQEMSQYVASFVCMNSLAIPILEQVYGIPAYKITYIPHGAPSEIPKDRERIRKELGLSEHIVLATFGLLGPGKGIEYAIEALPRVVRRFPKTIYLILGETHPKERERRGEAYRTFLEERVHELGLEDHVRFVNRYLSLEELADYLAATDIYITPYLNPEQITSGTLTYALHFGKVVISTPYLSAQEALQNGRGILVPFRNAKAIEEALLDLLGNPRRMETLQREVENLGDFYSWARVGKEYASLFAQLAQGYSALSLR
- the metG gene encoding methionine--tRNA ligase, with protein sequence MCAFYVTTPIYYVNDVPHIGHAYTTCAADVLARFHRMMGEKVLFSTGTDEHGQKIAKAAQEAGLTPQELVDQVVVRFKDLWERMNISYDVFIRTTDPEHERTVQAFFALLKEKGYIYKGEYEGWYCIPCETFWPESQLEGRFVCPDCGRPLERLREESYFFALSKFTEPLLLYLEKNPDFVMPESRFNEIYSFVRGGLRDQSISRAGVRWGIPVPGDPNHTIYVWFDALINYLTVAGFGKDKERFEVFWPVAHHLVGKDILRFHAVLWPSMLLAAGLPLPRRVFAHGWWTVNGEKMSKSKGNVVDPLEVIKRFGVDRFRYFLLREVSFGLDGDFSEKAFIERCNADLSDNFGNLVHRTLSMVWRYRNGRVSRPSGYEDREWEELLSEVRERFLVSMERFAFSQALGEVWRLVHFGNRYLDQKAPWRMAKDPSLQEELDRVLYRLLDCGRILAVFILPFMPETARRLLGFLGMEGILGEKNLVPFLDWGKGPEAFVVQQPEPLFPRLEG
- a CDS encoding phosphomannose isomerase type II C-terminal cupin domain, with the translated sequence MLETTLSRSTQYKGRHTREPCIEETQKPWGRFIRYTLNEPTTVKILEVNPGASLSLQSHTHRDELWVLLAGKATVELDGKVRELEELEPFFIPRGAKHRLRAHNTKVRVLEISFGYFDEEDIIRFEDDYGRAKNL
- a CDS encoding ZIP family metal transporter is translated as MNHILWGIVGSTLAGLATGMGAIPVLFPSLHSLSHRLKDKLLGFAAGVMLAATAFSLLVPAIEKGGPGIAILGILAGALLLDLLDRAIPHEHFEKGREGPASKLRKIWLFVLAITLHNFPEGLAVGVSFGSQNIADGITVALAIGLQNIPEGLAVAVSLLGVGYSRKRAFLYALLTGFVEPLGGVLGIGLVSFMYNFLPFGLALAGGAMLFVIGDEIIPETHHGPSARYSTYALMVGFALMMGLDTIFG
- the metG gene encoding methionine--tRNA ligase subunit beta, translating into MALQEIHLEDFQKIDLRVGEIVSAERVEGTRALMVLRVNLGDEERTLVAGLAPYYAPEEMVGKRVIVVANLEPAVIRGIKSQGMLLAADDGQGNVSLVTVDRDIAPGSRVR
- a CDS encoding flippase-like domain-containing protein gives rise to the protein MERTKHALNPRRILRQFLLGVGGSTVALILIILSLFRREGGVIFSIPAPHYLLFGVSLLVLAWTCDALRVSVTVRLWKKRLRLRDGLTVVLSGYFLSGITPANTGGNVAEIYVLVKSGLTLGEATSLTLVGGALYSLSLVFLFLLFSLFFPEDVPSRIFRLTSYLLFVYSVLIGVLALFLRFPGPLVVLTERVCLALSQRIPRLGYLAEIAPSFVGNFLGELREKFVLFLRNPHYLGWNILMYSLHFLCLFGTTYFILQALSVSDLSWFSVVRLQVPLFFALRFTPVPGASGVAELSFASLFGPLLEGGRVSLLVFFWRLYTYYGALGAGSIAFFRTLAR